A window of Cucurbita pepo subsp. pepo cultivar mu-cu-16 unplaced genomic scaffold, ASM280686v2 Cp4.1_scaffold002904, whole genome shotgun sequence contains these coding sequences:
- the LOC111786820 gene encoding zinc finger protein BRUTUS-like, which produces MTSRWIAAQQKLPQANVEDNSNGEDVVGRTPSFRCAEKKVFGCEHYKRNCKLLAACCGKLFTCRFCHDNVSDHSMDRKATSEMMCMNCLTIQPVGPICTTPSCNGLSMAKYYCNICKFFDDERYKF; this is translated from the exons TCGCTGGATTGCTGCACAGCAGAAACTACCTCAGGCAAATGTAGAAGATAATTCCAATGGTGAAGATGTAGTGGGACGAACACCATCTTTTCGCTGTGCTGAGAAAAAAGTGTTTGGGTGTGAACATTACAAAAGAAACTGCAAGCTTCTTGCTGCTTGCTGTGGAAAGTTGTTTACTTGTCGATTCTGTCATGACAATGTCAGCGATCACTCAATGGACAG AAAAGCAACATCAGAGATGATGTGCATGAACTGTCTAACAATTCAACCGGTTGGGCCAATATGCACAACACCTTCTTGCAATGGATTATCAATGGCAAAATACTATTGCAATATTTGCAAATTTTTTGATG